The Quercus robur chromosome 7, dhQueRobu3.1, whole genome shotgun sequence genome has a segment encoding these proteins:
- the LOC126693424 gene encoding UDP-glycosyltransferase 79B9-like produces MSSLSSTKLHVSMFPWFAFGHFIPYLQLSNELAQRGHRVSFLLPKGAQAKLQHLNHYPNLINFYPLLVPHVDGLPLGAETASDVPFPLHMHLAIAFDRTQNQVETILTTLKPHFIFFDFSHWMPVLAHQLGSKAIHYSMVSAATLALRMVPARKIAKHMTNEELIEPPPGYPSLLVLLKHKEFEIATVKILAEDHNGTGVPSWYSRITSSMKGGDAIALRTYHEVEGPYCDYLRQQYAKLVLLTGPVLPETPATKLDEKWTNWLCNFKQGTVVYCAFGSQNILQKDQFQELLLGFELCGQPFLVALSTPDGFATIEEALPEGFEERVKGRGWVYGGWVPQTLILEHPSVGCSVTHCGYGSMWESLLSDCQIVCVPYLGDQILNARLMVEELKVAVEVERKDNGWISKESLSEAIISVMDKDTSGIVKHNHAKLKEVITHEGMQERYLDTFIQSLQGLLDRLGD; encoded by the coding sequence ATGAGCAGTTTGAGTAGCACAAAACTTCATGTATCCATGTTTCCCTGGTTTGCCTTTGGCCATTTCATTCCCTACCTTCAACTTTCTAATGAGCTTGCGCAGAGAGGCCATAGAGTGTCCTTCTTACTGCCCAAAGGAGCACAAGCAAAGCTACAACATCTCAACCATTATCCAAACCTTATCAACTTCTATCCTCTTCTCGTTCCCCATGTAGATGGACTACCCCTTGGTGCTGAGACTGCCTCGGATGTTCCTTTTCCACTTCATATGCACCTTGCTATTGCTTTCGATCGAACCCAAAACCAAGTTGAAACCATTCTTACCACTCTCAAGCCTCACTTCATCTTCTTTGATTTCAGTCATTGGATGCCAGTTTTGGCACACCAACTTGGCAGCAAGGCCATACACTATTCGATGGTAAGCGCCGCCACACTTGCGTTACGTATGGTCCCTGCTAGGAAGATTGCAAAGCATATGACTAATGAAGAGCTAATCGAACCGCCTCCTGGCTATCCTTCTTTGTTAGTGCTACTAAAACACAAGGAATTCGAAATTGCAACAGTAAAAATACTTGCCGAAGATCATAACGGAACTGGGGTTCCCAGTTGGTACTCTCGAATTACCTCTAGCATGAAAGGGGGTGATGCAATTGCCTTAAGGACATATCATGAGGTTGAGGGGCCTTATTGTGACTATCTAAGGCAGCAGTACGCTAAGCTTGTGTTGCTAACAGGACCTGTCCTGCCAGAAACACCGGCCACAAAGCTAGACGAAAAATGGACTAATTGGTTATGCAATTTTAAGCAAGGTACTGTGGTGTATTGTGCATTTGGCAGTCAAAATATACTACAAAAGGACCAGTTTCAAGAGCtgcttttgggttttgagttaTGTGGGCAACCATTTTTGGTGGCACTTAGTACTCCAGATGGATTCGCAACAATTGAAGAAGCTTTGCCAGAGGGGTTTGAAGAGAGAGTTAAAGGGAGAGGGTGGGTGTATGGGGGTTGGGTGCCACAAACATTGATATTGGAGCACCCATCTGTTGGTTGTTCTGTGACCCATTGTGGTTATGGGTCCATGTGGGAGTCTCTTCTTAGTGATTGCCAAATAGTATGTGTTCCATACCTTGGTGATCAAATTTTGAATGCCAGATTGATGGTGGAAGAACTCAAGGTTGCAGTGGAGGTGGAGAGAAAAGATAATGGTTGGATTTCAAAGGAGAGTTTGAGTGAGGCCATTATCTCTGTGATGGACAAAGACACTAGTGGGATTGTGAAACATAATCACGCCAAGTTGAAGGAGGTAATTACTCACGAAGGCATGCAAGAGAGATATTTGGACACTTTCATTCAGAGCCTACAAGGTCTTTTGGATCGATTGGGTGACTGA